The following are from one region of the Mycolicibacterium helvum genome:
- a CDS encoding acyl-CoA dehydrogenase family protein: MDLSYDDATEKFRNEVRTFLAANKDSFPTKSYDTAEGFQQHRVWDRVLFDAGLSVITWPEKYGGRDASLLQWVVYEEEYFRAGAPGRASANGTSMLAPTLFAHGTDEQLDRVLPKMASGEEIWAQAWSEPESGSDLASLRSTATATDGGWLLNGQKIWSSRAVFGDRAFGLFRSDPAAERHKGLTYFMFDLKTDGVTVRPIAQLGGDTGFGEIFFDNVFVPDTDVIGGVHDGWRAAMSTSSNERGMSLRSPARFLAPAERLVSQWHDRGADPAFTDRVADAWIKAQAYRLHTFGTVTRVAAGGELGAESSVTKVFWSDLDVALHQTALELRGVDAELTDGWTDGLLFALGGPIYAGTNEIQRNIIAERLLGLPRESSASAGAKK, translated from the coding sequence ATGGATCTCAGCTACGACGACGCCACCGAAAAGTTCCGCAATGAGGTGCGCACCTTCCTTGCGGCTAACAAGGATTCGTTCCCGACGAAGTCCTACGACACCGCCGAGGGCTTCCAGCAGCATCGGGTCTGGGACCGCGTCCTGTTCGATGCCGGCCTGTCGGTGATCACCTGGCCGGAGAAGTACGGCGGCCGCGACGCCAGCCTGCTGCAGTGGGTGGTCTACGAGGAGGAGTACTTCCGCGCCGGGGCGCCGGGACGGGCCAGCGCGAACGGCACCTCGATGCTGGCGCCGACGTTGTTCGCCCACGGCACCGACGAGCAGCTCGACCGAGTCCTGCCGAAAATGGCCAGCGGCGAAGAGATCTGGGCTCAAGCCTGGTCGGAGCCGGAGTCCGGCAGCGACCTTGCCTCCCTGCGGTCGACAGCGACCGCGACCGACGGCGGCTGGTTGCTTAACGGTCAGAAGATCTGGAGCTCACGGGCGGTGTTCGGCGACCGGGCCTTCGGCTTGTTCCGGTCCGACCCGGCCGCTGAGCGTCACAAGGGTTTGACCTACTTCATGTTCGACCTCAAGACCGACGGTGTGACGGTCCGCCCGATCGCCCAGCTCGGCGGTGATACCGGGTTCGGCGAGATCTTCTTCGACAACGTCTTTGTGCCCGATACCGACGTCATCGGCGGCGTGCACGACGGCTGGCGCGCGGCGATGAGTACGTCGAGCAACGAGCGAGGCATGTCGCTGCGCAGCCCGGCCCGCTTCCTGGCGCCCGCCGAGCGGCTGGTGTCGCAGTGGCATGACCGGGGCGCCGACCCGGCGTTCACGGATCGGGTGGCCGACGCCTGGATCAAGGCCCAGGCCTACCGGCTGCACACTTTCGGCACCGTGACCCGCGTAGCCGCCGGCGGTGAACTGGGCGCCGAGTCGTCGGTGACCAAGGTGTTCTGGTCCGATCTCGACGTCGCCCTGCACCAGACTGCATTGGAGCTTCGTGGCGTCGATGCCGAACTCACCGACGGCTGGACCGACGGTCTGCTCTTCGCACTCGGCGGACCGATCTACGCCGGCACCAACGAGATTCAGCGCAATATCATCGCCGAGCGGTTGCTCGGGCTGCCCCGAGAAAGCTCAGCGAGCGCAGGAGCGAAGAAATGA